One Sulfuriferula thiophila DNA window includes the following coding sequences:
- a CDS encoding FAD-dependent oxidoreductase yields MSAHYVITMPQLSDTMTEGVVVTWEKQIGDRVERGDIVATVETDKAIMDVEVFKAGYLAGPLTEVGATVPVSGAMGYITDTQGDLNIATDEVVTEVAPTEMIPHHSGIAIVMPQLSDTMTEGIVVTWEKQIGDAIKRGDIVATVETDKAIMDVEVFQEGFLSGPLAGVGSTIEVAHPMAFIVADAAQVSDTEVTLSSAHKVVEAHHQKDKTVISSAAPSASAPATVNHPGAAPAPRPNGRQASPYARKMAGQMGVNLSNLNGTGPNGVIVAQDVAQARPSMKEVAHSLPQVEVPGIGRAMSSMEKAVAHSMTAALTLPTFDVTFNIKPEKLIAAAKARKVSVTVAIAKACSMAMLKHPTLNNCYQPVDKIVERSEHNFGIAVAADGGGLVVPILRSIEQKSLEELQAAWSDLMPRARTRKLAPAEYANPTFTISNMGMFGVTHFTAIPTPGIAAIMAIAATGADGMPVNITADHRVVNGAHVAAYLADLKQIIENPESWMNTTPTSPIPDGDWDFPVIVIGGGPGGEDCARDLIEHGVKVAMINNAPLPGGECLWRGCIPSKAWRHGADLIRDRAHDAEKGVSGTNQAKLDWATLEQHRKSILQTRGELALKTDKGVKIDVREGFASFIDEHTMHIQPPQGEAYTLRFGAAVIATGAPPFVPPIPGAMDGLTSGGVITSDTIWNLPAPPKKMAIIGGGVIGVEMAQIFRDFGTEILMLEAKDRILAEVEDEIAKQLVEILKQEFSVVTSAKINQISGNVGAMNVAYADSEGNAQQFACDYVLMATGKRPDTSKLNLASAGVQLDGAAIKVDNRGRSSVPHIYAVGDVIGGYMLAHTAATQGRVAASNLLGEDHQYNQDLDCGVTFSRPQAGFVGLSTTQAKARGIDAVEAKMPMSIDAKAMITGETHGMIKLVADKATNKIIGVHFLTEHTDTLIGEAVMMVSAGMTLKQVAQAIHPHPTQTELFGELARRLMSRLRRTAKK; encoded by the coding sequence ATGTCTGCACATTACGTCATTACCATGCCACAACTCTCTGACACCATGACCGAAGGGGTTGTGGTTACATGGGAGAAACAAATCGGCGATAGAGTCGAACGCGGCGATATCGTCGCCACAGTAGAAACCGACAAAGCCATCATGGACGTCGAAGTATTCAAAGCTGGCTACCTTGCCGGTCCGCTCACGGAAGTCGGCGCTACTGTGCCTGTTTCCGGCGCCATGGGTTATATCACTGACACTCAAGGCGATTTGAATATCGCCACAGATGAAGTCGTCACCGAAGTCGCACCTACCGAGATGATCCCGCATCACTCCGGTATTGCGATTGTCATGCCGCAGCTGTCAGATACCATGACCGAAGGCATCGTGGTCACTTGGGAAAAACAAATCGGCGACGCGATTAAACGCGGTGACATTGTTGCCACGGTAGAAACCGACAAAGCCATTATGGATGTCGAAGTATTCCAGGAAGGCTTTTTGTCCGGCCCACTCGCCGGTGTAGGCAGCACTATTGAAGTCGCACACCCTATGGCGTTTATCGTCGCGGATGCTGCACAAGTAAGCGACACCGAAGTTACGCTGTCCAGCGCACATAAAGTAGTTGAAGCGCATCACCAGAAAGACAAAACAGTTATTTCGTCGGCAGCTCCATCTGCTTCTGCACCCGCTACTGTCAACCACCCAGGCGCAGCACCTGCACCTCGCCCTAACGGACGGCAAGCTAGCCCTTACGCACGCAAAATGGCTGGTCAAATGGGTGTAAACCTGAGCAATTTAAATGGCACCGGCCCTAACGGCGTCATTGTTGCCCAGGATGTGGCGCAAGCCCGCCCAAGTATGAAAGAGGTAGCGCATTCCTTACCACAGGTCGAAGTACCGGGTATAGGTCGCGCCATGAGCTCCATGGAAAAAGCTGTCGCTCATTCCATGACCGCAGCACTCACCTTGCCAACGTTTGATGTCACGTTCAACATCAAGCCTGAAAAACTCATTGCCGCAGCTAAGGCACGTAAAGTATCTGTCACTGTTGCGATAGCCAAAGCCTGCTCTATGGCTATGCTCAAACACCCGACACTCAACAATTGCTACCAGCCGGTAGACAAGATTGTCGAGCGTAGCGAGCATAATTTCGGTATCGCCGTAGCCGCAGATGGTGGTGGTCTGGTAGTGCCTATCTTGCGCAGTATCGAACAGAAATCGCTGGAAGAGTTACAGGCCGCCTGGTCTGACCTCATGCCACGTGCACGCACCCGCAAGCTGGCACCTGCTGAGTATGCCAACCCGACTTTCACCATTTCCAACATGGGCATGTTCGGGGTCACCCATTTCACCGCCATCCCGACACCGGGCATTGCCGCTATCATGGCCATTGCTGCAACCGGCGCAGATGGCATGCCAGTCAACATTACTGCTGACCACCGCGTGGTCAATGGTGCTCACGTTGCGGCCTATCTGGCTGATCTCAAACAAATCATTGAGAATCCGGAAAGCTGGATGAACACCACGCCAACCTCCCCTATCCCGGATGGTGACTGGGACTTCCCGGTAATCGTCATTGGCGGTGGACCTGGTGGTGAAGATTGTGCACGCGATCTGATTGAACATGGCGTTAAAGTCGCCATGATTAATAATGCACCGTTGCCGGGTGGTGAATGCCTGTGGCGTGGCTGCATCCCTTCCAAAGCATGGCGTCATGGCGCAGATTTGATCCGCGACCGCGCCCACGATGCTGAAAAAGGCGTGAGCGGCACCAATCAGGCCAAACTCGACTGGGCAACACTGGAACAGCACCGCAAGAGCATCCTGCAAACACGTGGCGAACTTGCGCTGAAGACTGATAAAGGCGTCAAAATCGACGTGCGCGAAGGGTTTGCATCGTTTATTGATGAGCACACCATGCACATCCAGCCACCACAAGGCGAAGCGTACACACTGCGTTTTGGTGCTGCAGTCATCGCTACCGGTGCACCTCCCTTCGTTCCGCCAATTCCTGGCGCTATGGATGGATTGACCAGTGGCGGCGTAATCACTTCCGACACCATCTGGAATCTGCCAGCCCCACCCAAAAAAATGGCAATCATTGGTGGTGGCGTCATCGGTGTCGAAATGGCGCAGATATTCCGCGATTTCGGTACCGAAATCCTTATGCTGGAAGCCAAAGATCGCATTCTGGCTGAAGTAGAAGATGAAATCGCCAAGCAACTCGTAGAAATTCTGAAACAGGAATTCAGCGTCGTCACCAGCGCCAAAATCAACCAGATCAGCGGCAATGTTGGCGCCATGAACGTGGCCTATGCAGACAGTGAAGGCAATGCTCAACAATTTGCCTGCGATTATGTATTGATGGCAACCGGTAAGCGTCCTGACACCAGCAAGCTGAATCTGGCTTCTGCAGGGGTACAACTAGACGGCGCGGCCATCAAAGTTGACAACCGTGGTCGCAGCAGCGTGCCACACATCTACGCAGTGGGTGACGTTATCGGCGGCTACATGCTGGCACACACCGCAGCTACGCAAGGGCGTGTCGCTGCCAGCAACCTGCTGGGCGAGGATCATCAGTACAATCAGGATCTGGATTGCGGCGTGACCTTCAGCCGTCCACAAGCTGGTTTCGTGGGTCTTTCAACTACGCAAGCCAAAGCTCGTGGTATAGATGCAGTCGAAGCTAAAATGCCGATGAGCATAGATGCAAAAGCCATGATCACTGGCGAGACGCATGGCATGATTAAACTGGTTGCCGACAAGGCTACCAACAAGATCATTGGTGTGCATTTCCTCACTGAGCATACTGACACCCTGATTGGCGAAGCGGTAATGATGGTATCCGCCGGCATGACCCTGAAACAGGTCGCGCAGGCGATACATCCTCACCCTACCCAAACTGAATTATTCGGCGAACTGGCCCGGCGTTTGATGTCACGCCTGCGACGTACTGCCAAGAAATAA
- a CDS encoding quinone-dependent dihydroorotate dehydrogenase: protein MYSLLRPLFFQLDAEKAHHAGLAALNTAYKLGLMPLIAQPVTGTPVEVMGIKFPNAVGLAAGLDKNGACIDALAALGFGFIEIGTVTPRPQPGNPKPRLFRIPEAQAIINRMGFNNDGVEQLIRNVQNASFKGVLGINIGKNFDTPIERAADDYLTCLTAVYPHASYVTVNISSPNTKNLRDLQSADALSDLLGKLKAKQTRLTDQHGRYVPIALKIAPDLDNEQLADIARLLRQHRFDAVIATNTTLSRQGVSDLKHGNETGGLSGAPVRQAATRVITDLAVALANEVPIIGVGGILNGQHAQEKISAGASLVQIYTGLIYRGPALIRECVLALK, encoded by the coding sequence ATGTACTCATTACTTCGCCCCTTGTTTTTCCAACTGGATGCTGAAAAGGCGCACCATGCCGGTCTTGCCGCATTAAATACCGCTTATAAACTTGGTCTGATGCCGCTGATTGCACAACCCGTTACGGGCACTCCGGTAGAAGTAATGGGCATAAAATTTCCTAACGCAGTGGGACTTGCTGCCGGATTAGATAAGAATGGTGCCTGTATAGACGCACTGGCGGCGTTAGGATTCGGTTTTATCGAAATCGGCACGGTCACGCCTCGCCCCCAACCCGGCAATCCCAAACCACGACTGTTCCGCATACCCGAAGCCCAGGCCATCATCAACCGTATGGGTTTCAACAATGACGGCGTAGAACAACTCATTCGTAATGTGCAAAATGCCAGTTTCAAGGGCGTTCTGGGGATTAACATCGGCAAGAATTTTGACACGCCGATAGAACGTGCCGCAGATGATTATCTAACGTGCTTAACAGCCGTTTATCCTCACGCCAGTTATGTCACCGTCAATATTTCCTCACCTAATACCAAGAACCTGCGGGATCTGCAATCGGCTGACGCATTATCTGATTTATTGGGAAAGCTGAAAGCTAAACAAACGCGGCTAACGGATCAGCATGGCCGCTATGTACCTATTGCACTTAAAATTGCCCCTGATCTGGATAACGAGCAACTGGCGGATATCGCACGCCTGCTCAGACAACATCGTTTCGATGCGGTCATCGCGACCAATACTACTTTATCTCGTCAAGGCGTCAGCGATCTCAAGCATGGCAACGAAACCGGTGGATTATCCGGCGCTCCAGTTCGACAGGCTGCAACACGGGTGATCACCGACCTTGCTGTTGCACTGGCTAACGAAGTGCCTATTATCGGTGTTGGCGGCATCTTGAATGGTCAGCACGCGCAGGAAAAGATTAGCGCCGGCGCAAGTCTGGTACAAATTTATACCGGCCTGATTTATCGTGGCCCGGCACTGATACGCGAATGCGTGCTAGCTTTAAAGTAA
- a CDS encoding alpha-ketoacid dehydrogenase subunit beta — MAEIMYWEGLRRAHDEEMARDPLVICMGEDIGVAGGTYKATKDLYEKYGEKRVMDTPISEGGYTGLGIGASFVGIRPIIEIMSVNFAWLAMDQMFNSAAKVRYMSGGQLTAPCVFRSAGGTAHQLGAQHSARMEKVFMGVAGLRVVTPSNPKQAYGLLKSAVRSDDPVFIYEHELMYNMKGEVPDEEYFHPLEGSEVTRSGTDVTLFGYNISVHWCLKAAEILDKQYGISAEVVDLYSLAPLDRAGIKKSISKTHRAVIAEEDEAPVGVGSEIIAIINEECFFELDAAPVRVHSALVPQPYNHKLELAAIPDHEDVVNAVLKLFGKA, encoded by the coding sequence ATGGCTGAAATAATGTACTGGGAAGGTCTTCGCCGTGCCCATGATGAAGAAATGGCACGCGACCCCCTCGTTATCTGTATGGGTGAAGACATTGGCGTGGCTGGCGGCACCTATAAAGCCACCAAGGACCTATACGAAAAATATGGTGAAAAGCGCGTCATGGACACCCCGATCTCCGAAGGCGGCTACACCGGGCTTGGTATCGGCGCATCTTTCGTTGGCATACGCCCTATTATTGAAATCATGTCAGTGAATTTCGCATGGCTGGCGATGGACCAAATGTTCAACTCCGCCGCCAAAGTACGCTACATGTCCGGCGGTCAGCTTACCGCCCCTTGCGTATTCCGCTCTGCTGGCGGTACCGCACACCAACTGGGTGCGCAGCACTCCGCGCGTATGGAAAAAGTATTCATGGGTGTAGCAGGATTGCGCGTGGTCACGCCTTCCAACCCTAAACAGGCTTATGGCTTGTTAAAATCCGCTGTGCGCAGTGATGATCCGGTATTCATCTACGAACACGAACTCATGTACAACATGAAGGGTGAAGTACCTGATGAAGAGTATTTTCATCCATTAGAAGGTTCTGAAGTCACCCGCAGCGGTACGGATGTGACCCTGTTCGGTTATAACATTTCCGTGCATTGGTGCTTGAAAGCCGCAGAAATTCTAGACAAGCAATATGGCATTTCTGCTGAAGTCGTCGATTTGTACTCACTCGCACCACTGGATCGTGCCGGTATTAAAAAATCAATCAGCAAAACACACCGTGCTGTGATTGCCGAAGAAGATGAAGCACCGGTTGGCGTAGGTTCAGAAATCATCGCCATCATCAATGAAGAATGTTTCTTTGAGCTGGATGCTGCCCCTGTGCGCGTCCACTCAGCATTAGTGCCACAGCCATACAACCATAAACTGGAATTGGCGGCGATCCCTGATCATGAAGACGTGGTCAATGCTGTGCTCAAGTTATTTGGCAAAGCCTAA
- the rsxC gene encoding electron transport complex subunit RsxC, whose translation MSRQIYSFHGGVHPEENKQISTQHPIAIAPVPSRIIVPVHQHIGQPAKPCVAVGDQVLKGQIIAEAEGYISVAAHAPTSGVVTAIAPHPVPHPSGLSDICIHITPDGQDLWTERKPIDYRNLNASALRNRLRDMGIAGLGGAVFPTFIKLNPGVPQKVQTLLLNGGECEPWITCDDMTMREHAAEILQGAAIMRFMLRAESVLVGIEDNKPQAIAAMQQAATQCDFPIEIITIPTLYPGGGAKQMIKTVTGQEVPSGGRSTDVGVATFNIGTALAIHRAVNHGEPLISRVVTVTGNVGQAQNFEALIGTPINELVALTGNSVDPVTGYLMGGPMMGIELAQIIDVPMVKATNCILVKSAKLFPPPPPAMPCIRCTRCADACPADLQPQELFWFARSKDFDRAQKYRLFDCIECGCCSYVCPSHIPLVQYYRYAKSEISAKQKDQEAADHARERHETRIARIEREKQERADKLAQKAASKPAAESATDDPAAAAKKAAIQAAIERAKAAKAESDVTAAPTE comes from the coding sequence ATGAGTCGCCAAATCTATTCATTTCATGGCGGCGTACACCCCGAAGAAAACAAACAGATTTCAACGCAACATCCTATTGCGATCGCGCCTGTTCCCAGCCGCATTATTGTTCCTGTACACCAGCACATAGGCCAGCCAGCCAAACCGTGCGTCGCAGTGGGTGACCAAGTGCTTAAAGGGCAAATCATTGCCGAAGCGGAGGGATATATTTCCGTTGCCGCACATGCGCCTACCTCTGGCGTAGTGACCGCCATTGCCCCTCACCCTGTCCCGCACCCATCGGGCTTAAGCGACATATGCATCCATATCACCCCCGATGGTCAGGATCTGTGGACAGAACGCAAACCAATCGATTATCGCAACCTGAATGCCAGCGCCCTGCGTAACCGGTTACGCGACATGGGAATTGCCGGCCTGGGCGGCGCAGTTTTTCCGACATTCATCAAACTCAATCCCGGCGTACCGCAAAAGGTTCAAACCCTGCTGCTCAATGGCGGTGAATGTGAACCCTGGATTACCTGCGACGACATGACCATGCGTGAACACGCCGCTGAGATTTTGCAGGGCGCTGCTATCATGCGCTTCATGCTGCGCGCTGAATCCGTGTTAGTCGGAATTGAAGACAACAAACCGCAGGCAATTGCTGCGATGCAACAAGCCGCCACCCAATGCGACTTTCCGATCGAAATCATCACCATCCCTACCCTCTATCCGGGTGGTGGCGCCAAACAGATGATCAAGACTGTCACCGGGCAGGAAGTTCCATCCGGCGGGCGCTCCACGGATGTCGGCGTAGCCACTTTCAATATCGGTACCGCGCTTGCCATACATCGTGCAGTAAATCACGGCGAGCCCCTAATTTCGCGTGTCGTGACAGTGACAGGGAATGTCGGCCAGGCACAGAACTTTGAAGCACTGATCGGCACACCTATCAATGAACTGGTGGCTTTGACGGGTAACAGCGTTGACCCAGTCACTGGATACCTGATGGGTGGCCCAATGATGGGTATCGAGCTCGCCCAGATTATTGATGTGCCGATGGTTAAAGCCACCAACTGCATACTCGTTAAATCCGCCAAACTATTCCCGCCGCCACCGCCTGCTATGCCATGCATACGCTGCACTCGATGTGCCGATGCCTGTCCGGCGGATTTACAACCGCAAGAGCTATTCTGGTTCGCCCGCAGCAAAGATTTTGACCGCGCCCAGAAATACCGGTTATTTGATTGCATTGAATGCGGCTGCTGCAGTTATGTGTGCCCTAGCCACATCCCACTGGTGCAATATTACCGCTACGCCAAGAGTGAAATATCCGCCAAGCAAAAAGATCAGGAAGCGGCTGATCATGCGCGTGAACGCCATGAAACTCGGATAGCGCGTATCGAACGTGAGAAGCAGGAACGTGCCGATAAACTGGCACAAAAAGCCGCATCCAAACCGGCTGCTGAATCCGCAACGGATGACCCTGCCGCTGCAGCCAAGAAAGCAGCAATTCAAGCTGCCATTGAACGTGCCAAAGCTGCCAAAGCCGAAAGCGATGTAACCGCCGCACCTACTGAATAA
- the rsxA gene encoding electron transport complex subunit RsxA, with protein sequence MQSYLLILVGTVFVNNIIMAKILGLCPFMGVSKSLETAIGMGAATTFVLTLASGSSYLINQYLLGPDLGYLRTLSFIVVIAGIVGFTEMFVRKTSPVLFRVLGIYLPLITTNCAVLGIPLLNVQAQHNFIQSLFFGFGGALGFSMVLILFAGLRERLDGADIPVAFRGTSIAMITAGLMSLAFMGFAGMVK encoded by the coding sequence ATCCAAAGCTACTTATTGATTCTGGTCGGTACGGTTTTCGTCAACAACATCATCATGGCGAAAATACTCGGACTGTGCCCATTTATGGGTGTCTCCAAGAGTTTGGAAACGGCAATCGGCATGGGTGCGGCCACCACATTTGTACTGACCCTCGCATCGGGTTCCAGCTATCTCATTAATCAATACCTGCTCGGACCTGATTTAGGCTATTTGCGCACCTTGTCATTCATAGTCGTGATTGCCGGCATTGTCGGCTTTACTGAAATGTTTGTACGCAAAACCAGCCCGGTTTTATTCCGTGTACTCGGTATTTACCTGCCGTTAATTACTACCAACTGCGCTGTCCTGGGCATACCCCTGCTTAATGTGCAAGCGCAACATAATTTTATTCAGTCGTTATTTTTTGGCTTTGGCGGTGCATTAGGCTTCTCCATGGTGCTGATTCTGTTCGCCGGCTTACGTGAACGGCTGGATGGTGCTGATATTCCGGTGGCATTTCGCGGTACCAGTATCGCCATGATTACTGCAGGATTAATGAGTCTGGCATTTATGGGCTTTGCCGGAATGGTGAAATAG
- a CDS encoding transglycosylase domain-containing protein, protein MRASFKVIHRHFILLILLVSSHAYAAALPSFQQVRNQYHSSFATLLDRNGEAIQTLQLDTSAQRLPWVTLQELSPAMQEALLVSEDHRFFQHQGVDWRAMASAAWENLVHNTHRGASTLTMQLMGLLEPSLTRGTGGRTYLQKWQQIGAARKLEKHWSKAQILEAYLNLVDFKSNLYGINAATAALFNKSPATINPAEASILAALLRGPNAKPRIVAERACGVAALLHPPRPNCADITALSLQQLHAHPKVGFATAIAPEVAQQLLHTPAQRVITSLDAQLQKIVLSSLQKDASHAASAAVILDNSTAEILAYSNSDATKPNNIIVPHPASTILQPFIYELAIEQKRLTAATLLDNTPVPIAASTPFPDYMVDTPGHDWVSTRTALSTGLAAPALRAQALLSPTDYAERLRHLGLNPTSQYSTLLNIANAYQTLANNGQYQPASFHVAGLNKPQRIMPAKAAAIISSILANQDIKDGFYLNDVDNYYALASRPQYAVGYTANYTIAVWIENSATLNAADIWQRITADITRLHPSHPPKLPNNLMIQNVQFNPPVEPPRPELFLPGTEQSTFSPPSYQKPELFSQPIDSNMSLNYPNQ, encoded by the coding sequence ATGCGTGCTAGCTTTAAAGTAATTCACCGTCACTTCATACTGCTGATACTGCTGGTCAGTAGCCACGCCTACGCGGCAGCGCTGCCCAGCTTTCAACAGGTACGCAACCAGTATCATTCCAGTTTTGCCACGCTCCTTGATCGAAATGGCGAAGCCATACAAACGCTACAGCTTGATACCAGCGCACAGCGCCTGCCATGGGTAACATTACAAGAACTATCGCCGGCGATGCAAGAAGCGCTGCTAGTTTCGGAAGATCACCGTTTTTTTCAGCACCAGGGTGTAGATTGGCGTGCAATGGCAAGCGCCGCATGGGAAAACCTGGTGCACAACACACACCGTGGCGCCTCCACCCTGACCATGCAACTAATGGGACTCCTCGAACCGTCATTGACCCGTGGCACAGGTGGTCGCACTTATCTGCAAAAATGGCAACAAATTGGCGCTGCACGCAAATTGGAAAAGCACTGGAGCAAAGCGCAAATTCTGGAGGCGTATTTAAATCTGGTTGATTTCAAATCCAATCTGTACGGCATCAACGCAGCAACAGCCGCATTATTTAACAAGTCACCAGCAACCATAAATCCCGCCGAAGCAAGCATACTCGCTGCATTATTACGTGGACCCAACGCAAAACCAAGGATTGTAGCCGAACGTGCCTGCGGCGTTGCCGCACTGTTACACCCGCCACGCCCCAATTGCGCTGACATTACCGCACTCAGCCTGCAGCAACTGCATGCACACCCTAAAGTCGGCTTCGCTACCGCCATCGCACCCGAAGTGGCACAACAATTACTGCACACACCGGCCCAGCGCGTCATCACCAGCCTGGATGCCCAACTGCAAAAAATCGTATTATCCAGTTTGCAAAAGGATGCCAGTCACGCGGCTTCGGCAGCAGTCATACTGGATAACAGCACCGCTGAAATCCTGGCATACTCGAATTCTGATGCTACTAAACCTAACAACATCATAGTCCCGCATCCTGCCAGTACGATATTACAGCCATTCATTTATGAGTTGGCAATCGAACAGAAACGGCTCACCGCCGCAACACTACTGGACAATACACCGGTGCCTATCGCTGCCAGCACCCCTTTCCCGGATTACATGGTCGACACACCCGGCCATGACTGGGTAAGCACACGTACTGCACTCAGCACTGGACTTGCCGCCCCGGCACTGCGTGCTCAAGCTTTATTATCACCGACGGATTATGCTGAACGCTTGCGCCATTTGGGACTGAATCCAACCAGCCAATACTCTACGTTGCTCAACATCGCCAACGCTTACCAGACCTTAGCCAATAATGGCCAATATCAGCCTGCCAGTTTTCATGTAGCCGGACTGAATAAACCGCAACGCATCATGCCCGCAAAAGCCGCTGCCATCATTAGCAGCATCCTGGCTAACCAGGATATAAAAGATGGTTTCTATTTAAATGATGTAGATAATTATTATGCTTTGGCCAGTCGTCCTCAATATGCCGTTGGTTATACGGCCAATTACACAATCGCCGTCTGGATCGAAAATTCAGCCACATTGAATGCGGCTGATATTTGGCAACGTATTACCGCTGATATCACCCGCCTGCATCCTAGCCATCCACCCAAGCTGCCCAATAACCTGATGATACAGAACGTGCAATTCAACCCACCTGTTGAGCCTCCCCGCCCGGAATTATTCTTGCCGGGCACAGAACAATCCACGTTTTCCCCACCGTCCTATCAGAAACCTGAATTATTTAGTCAGCCAATTGACAGCAATATGTCATTAAACTATCCCAATCAGTAA
- the pdhA gene encoding pyruvate dehydrogenase (acetyl-transferring) E1 component subunit alpha, with amino-acid sequence MTLDDKKRVLREMVLHRRFEERCYQAYIERKIGGFLHLYPGQEACCNGVMEAARPGHDYVITGYRDHVHAIKCGTDPKVVMAELYGKETGCSKGRGGSMHIFDVAHRFMGGYALVGGPFPLAAGIAKGIQLKGGDEIAICFLGDAANNQGVFHETLNMAKVWNLPVLFVCENNQYGIGTAIHRSTAVLDQYKRACAYNIEAAQCDGQDIDIVYEHAKTAVDFVRSGKGPYFLELMTYRYRGHSMSDSRGYRSREEEEEWKLRDPLNILRDRLIAAGEMTMAEYTQIEKTTDDYIENEVIKFSEESPEPDVADLEKYVLA; translated from the coding sequence ATGACATTGGACGACAAAAAGCGCGTGTTGCGCGAAATGGTGCTACATCGCCGCTTTGAAGAGCGCTGCTATCAGGCTTATATTGAACGTAAAATCGGTGGTTTCCTCCACCTTTACCCAGGCCAGGAAGCCTGCTGTAACGGCGTAATGGAAGCTGCTCGCCCAGGTCACGATTATGTGATCACCGGCTATCGCGATCACGTCCACGCGATCAAATGTGGTACTGACCCCAAAGTGGTCATGGCCGAACTCTACGGCAAGGAAACCGGTTGCTCCAAAGGCCGCGGTGGTTCCATGCACATATTCGACGTAGCACACCGCTTCATGGGTGGTTACGCACTGGTTGGCGGTCCATTCCCGCTTGCAGCGGGCATCGCCAAAGGCATACAACTTAAAGGTGGCGACGAGATTGCTATTTGTTTCCTGGGTGATGCGGCCAACAACCAAGGCGTATTCCACGAAACACTGAACATGGCTAAAGTCTGGAACCTGCCGGTATTATTCGTTTGCGAAAACAATCAATATGGTATCGGCACTGCTATTCACCGCTCAACTGCCGTGCTTGATCAATATAAGCGCGCCTGCGCCTATAACATCGAAGCTGCACAGTGTGACGGTCAGGACATCGACATCGTCTACGAGCATGCTAAAACCGCTGTCGATTTCGTACGTAGCGGCAAAGGCCCTTACTTCCTGGAATTAATGACTTATCGCTATCGCGGTCACTCCATGTCCGACTCCCGCGGTTATCGCAGTCGCGAAGAAGAAGAAGAATGGAAGCTGCGCGACCCGCTCAACATTTTGCGCGACCGTCTGATTGCTGCTGGTGAGATGACCATGGCTGAATACACTCAAATCGAAAAAACCACTGATGACTACATCGAAAATGAAGTCATCAAGTTCTCAGAAGAGTCACCAGAACCCGATGTGGCCGATCTGGAAAAATACGTATTGGCATAA
- the rsxB gene encoding electron transport complex subunit RsxB, giving the protein MLSAILIMAGLAVFLGAALGFAAVKFKVQEDPIVEKIDAILPQTQCGQCGFPGCKPYAEAMAAGTADINQCPPGGEDGIRKLADLLGVEFKPLNAEHGEPKPKSVAIIDEAVCIGCTLCIQACPVDAILGAAKQMHTVIAKECTGCELCIAPCPVDCIIMQPISENVTTWKWKYPVIELRPT; this is encoded by the coding sequence GTGCTGTCTGCTATTTTAATCATGGCCGGTCTTGCGGTGTTTCTGGGTGCAGCATTAGGATTTGCAGCTGTTAAATTCAAGGTTCAGGAAGATCCCATCGTCGAGAAAATCGATGCGATACTGCCACAAACCCAGTGCGGCCAGTGTGGCTTTCCCGGCTGCAAGCCATATGCCGAAGCGATGGCTGCAGGCACAGCAGATATCAACCAGTGCCCACCTGGCGGTGAAGACGGCATCCGCAAGCTTGCTGATTTGCTTGGCGTTGAATTCAAACCGCTGAATGCCGAACATGGCGAACCAAAACCAAAGTCCGTCGCGATTATCGACGAAGCCGTGTGTATCGGTTGTACATTATGCATCCAGGCCTGCCCGGTAGATGCCATTCTTGGTGCCGCAAAACAGATGCACACTGTCATCGCCAAAGAATGCACCGGCTGCGAACTGTGTATTGCCCCCTGCCCCGTTGACTGCATCATCATGCAACCAATCAGTGAAAACGTAACCACCTGGAAATGGAAATACCCCGTGATTGAATTGAGGCCAACATGA